CGCAGAGGCAGCGCCTGTCTCTCATCGCGGACACGACACTCGCCGAGCTGCGGGGGGGCCTGTCGCTGAACCAGTACCACGCGAAGATCCGCGGCTGGTCGCGCTCCGTCTACGACGGGCCGCGCAGGTGCCTCGAGTGCGGGTACTCCCTGCACGTCGACATCTGCCATGTCCGCGACGTCAGCACCTTCGCGCTCTACGCGACCATCGGCGAGGTGAACGCACCGGAGAATCTGATCGCGCTCTGCAAGAACCACCACTGGGAGTTCGACAACGGCTTCCTGACGATCCGGTCCATCACGAAGCATCGGCCGGCAGCAAAGAACAAGGCGGGCGCGGGTGCGGCTGGGGTCTCATAAGCCCCATGACCCGTGGTTCGACACCACGGCTCGCCACTGGGATCCCGAGACGCCGTTCGAGTCGGACGCCCCCTACTGGCCCTCGCGGCCTTCGCCCCTGTAGCTCAGTTGGTAGAGCGCTCGCCTCTTAAGCGAAGTGTCCCTGGTTCAAGTCCAGGTAGGGGTACCGACCGTCATCGCCAGGACTCCGTGGCATAGGTCCAGTCATGAGCCAGGCCGGACAGCGCACCGTCAACGGACAGACCCCGATGTTCAGCAACGACATGTTCTGGGCGTCGAACTTCAACACCGAGCCCTACTTCTCCCCGTACTGGGGCCAGATGGTCGACTCCGGCGAACACGACTTCAACGCCCGCAAACCAG
This is a stretch of genomic DNA from Nocardioides sp. InS609-2. It encodes these proteins:
- a CDS encoding HNH endonuclease; its protein translation is MCRICGGPKSDGGRWPHCTHCAQRQRLSLIADTTLAELRGGLSLNQYHAKIRGWSRSVYDGPRRCLECGYSLHVDICHVRDVSTFALYATIGEVNAPENLIALCKNHHWEFDNGFLTIRSITKHRPAAKNKAGAGAAGVS